One genomic region from Glaciimonas sp. PAMC28666 encodes:
- a CDS encoding class I SAM-dependent methyltransferase: MSQPSLISWVENDAPHSMRWHSESGAPAPRRVVIADDRTTADAAFRLASEGTAMLWRGDFQNARQLLQALARRTDRKPPRQATAPADVFNFHRQAQSQRARTLAMILLPFGDDYSIPLRRAPEVQQACQEAYGVAQGPFVASLRELLGVVGAHEWRKKGVEIPALGDRIHPHYGVFSPVRGEYIGLVAEAPLPTTSLAFDIGTGTGVLAAVLARRGIAHIVATDQDPRALACATENLNRLGLTSQVALLQADLFPPGRAALIVCNPPWLPARPSSPIEYAVYDPENRMLRGFLNGLTAHLTPDGEGWLILSDLAEHLALRSRETLLGFIEEADLIVVGKIDVKPHHPKAADVSDPLYTARAAEVTSLWRLAAR; this comes from the coding sequence ATGAGCCAGCCATCGTTAATAAGCTGGGTGGAGAATGACGCACCGCATTCTATGCGCTGGCATTCCGAAAGTGGTGCGCCTGCGCCCAGGCGCGTGGTGATCGCCGATGACCGCACAACCGCGGACGCGGCTTTTCGTCTGGCCTCTGAAGGTACGGCGATGTTGTGGCGCGGTGATTTTCAAAATGCGCGTCAATTGTTGCAGGCGCTAGCGCGTCGCACCGATCGAAAACCACCAAGGCAAGCCACAGCACCCGCTGACGTTTTCAACTTCCATCGTCAGGCGCAGTCGCAACGTGCGCGCACGCTCGCGATGATATTGCTGCCATTCGGCGATGATTACAGCATTCCACTACGCCGCGCACCAGAGGTCCAGCAAGCTTGTCAGGAGGCCTATGGTGTCGCTCAGGGGCCATTTGTGGCTTCGTTGCGTGAATTGCTCGGTGTGGTGGGCGCACACGAATGGCGCAAAAAAGGCGTCGAGATCCCGGCGCTGGGAGATCGAATTCATCCGCATTACGGTGTGTTTTCGCCGGTGCGGGGTGAATATATCGGTTTGGTCGCGGAAGCACCGTTGCCGACGACCAGTCTGGCATTCGATATCGGCACCGGTACCGGGGTGTTGGCAGCAGTGCTCGCACGACGCGGTATTGCCCATATCGTCGCCACCGATCAAGATCCACGGGCTCTGGCATGCGCTACCGAAAACCTGAACCGCCTGGGTCTGACATCCCAAGTCGCGCTGCTTCAGGCCGACCTATTCCCCCCCGGGCGTGCCGCTTTAATTGTTTGCAATCCGCCATGGCTGCCAGCGCGACCGAGTTCGCCCATCGAATACGCGGTTTATGATCCTGAAAATCGTATGTTACGGGGTTTTCTGAACGGCTTGACGGCGCATCTTACGCCGGATGGTGAAGGCTGGTTAATCCTGTCCGATCTGGCTGAACATCTGGCATTGCGTTCACGCGAAACACTGCTGGGCTTTATCGAGGAAGCCGATTTGATCGTCGTAGGTAAAATAGATGTAAAACCACATCACCCCAAAGCTGCTGACGTATCCGATCCATTGTATACGGCACGCGCAGCGGAAGTAACTTCATTGTGGCGTCTTGCCGCACGTTGA
- a CDS encoding rRNA pseudouridine synthase, with product MTESIRLAKHLAELVSCSRTEAEQYIQGGWVTVDGEVVEEAGFRVLPQQQVALLPDAVLQPVEPVTILLHLPLGIDLALDPSDLSPIVQFLNSANLSAEDRSGLRFLKHHLVGLSVVNPIEAKASGLVVLTQDWKITRKLVDDAAKIEQEYIVEVRGDIIPDGLQLLSHGLKFSGKPLPPIKVSWQNETRLRFPLKAPPRGLIAHMCEKVGLEVVAMKRIRLGRVPMAGLPVGQWRYLLGYERF from the coding sequence ATGACAGAATCCATTCGCCTCGCCAAACATCTGGCTGAGCTAGTCTCTTGCTCCCGCACCGAGGCAGAGCAATATATTCAGGGTGGTTGGGTCACAGTCGATGGCGAAGTCGTAGAAGAAGCCGGTTTCAGAGTTTTGCCGCAGCAGCAGGTGGCATTATTGCCGGATGCTGTTCTGCAGCCGGTTGAACCGGTCACTATTTTATTGCATTTGCCGTTGGGAATCGACCTGGCGCTCGACCCTTCTGATCTATCCCCGATTGTACAATTCCTCAATTCCGCAAATTTATCCGCTGAGGATCGGTCAGGCCTGCGATTTTTAAAACATCACCTGGTCGGTTTGAGCGTCGTCAATCCTATTGAGGCAAAGGCTAGCGGTCTGGTAGTGTTGACCCAAGACTGGAAAATCACCCGAAAACTGGTGGATGATGCGGCAAAAATCGAGCAGGAATATATCGTCGAGGTGCGTGGCGACATCATTCCTGATGGACTGCAATTATTGAGTCATGGCCTGAAATTCAGTGGCAAGCCGTTGCCGCCGATCAAGGTCAGCTGGCAAAATGAAACGCGTTTGCGCTTTCCGCTGAAAGCGCCGCCCCGTGGATTGATCGCGCATATGTGTGAAAAGGTCGGTTTAGAAGTAGTGGCGATGAAGCGCATACGCCTCGGACGGGTGCCGATGGCCGGTTTGCCGGTAGGTCAATGGCGTTATTTGTTAGGCTATGAGCGGTTTTAA
- a CDS encoding serine/threonine-protein kinase: MQIVSSPPTSCAVNASLTPASGAEKKLSSDLQSFVQKLEHGEALNLTEQKLYLYASTTLEICTDEVRLTNRAVALYSEHGLAFLYDPRNFQESCDEWGIKHLENYVEVHVLNQVSTPEINKNGVIVAGSITEAVLIAVDGRNPEDLCPTDIAVRNAKIIQHIKDDPYNEFETRYQQLAQQTENWSDEKPKFDVKPGVIRERLGAIFEAGDYAADRLSQKVLTSKTYQLSPATIQSALQRFCDLAGMRNLPGWSTLIETVSPLAQGLVSMVMLDQAGRVIPAAEKGAYQLLKLKIEKMIVPAMAGTLFQMHSDNPEESALLGVLHRLTTTGLVNLGQSLLDGLLQLPHTYLWVTDALNISRPEFVATVLSDLKKQVDDQCPPYLLHIVGLLSVAYLINNIAQNRSPAVPKSLALAAVPGVIGVIVDAYEQASLEKKAATDSTQDSNDPYSWSGESRRAFFKTKEGQELYTKDMQQSIDPRTSDEQLRDRKDNYKMPEAKLAELAELRAVTRANDKVSDNPTISSYSYPRFSTQSDRHSSNELMPVGQQWFDGNDAVVSPEERGSFGFPAVSAHSVMRPVSAAEAVGSLTGQILNVNQPQADMNAPHQSADPAHAHVRRAAELDQDAAKQAVAHHTFPLKNEVYQLFDRSTRDALLFLEAAFIVNHPNPETNIVAVSMENAWSIRERYMADYRAVYENRDSPELSEVIDRASKKVGLSQANADQRWSATAFVTSVAEDILSGAVELNGTDFTGPLLEVLPLSFSIVAPMQSAVEAGLKDRLVNVLETRMDQYDFAGFAEEVFLAADKKIQILNSRQMERYAYWYHAMHNGLTADEPFPTKVSKYDLWYTSKGQSDVLSALEAGTSKRIDKIISSSLEAVKPGTQLVKKVDVDAAALQYNNSVQSVTDYFTHCDFKTLMDAFIWAELKNITGLEDKTPDDTIIARHSTIGNMHSNPQLFTFREVGMGAVLKKDAELGYGSLKFDSPGLLGGDNLLSYPELVDLPEKLEKYLGEQSRRIATDQALKNILSEYQDLSIRTTLEAIRQSTSIPNALKNQFHVYEPAINSFNLRLAPPLLLELGEHALSNVVAFKGTDGTYLAVSIQKGNAKSLPADWYTAEWPEETKQWLKNHLSAEKQNEFGIGEAFSRLPVLRVDGASIFVKQVSPPIRFQQDVHYKDLLCERFASRMKSDADTFIKTSPELGFKSLGDFMTYFTAVMAFVTPITGMGRLIPLILGAASNTAVEIANFYNADTRDEKNAAFWGAMASLLVGVAGERVGVIQLLKVPMRAGVIHALKERLTKQIAMESVRVGVKASKMLILATVSANLKSTAYRSLANSISGHTYKLDDGHVIKDYKKDGNTADIKERLENAAEPAFKLLAQADLMANANRNAVGLNRLYGPHFATVIVRHQEDGLPQSVSVKMKVVPGNSLSWLVKNSEPRNLEKMLYGFNQLAIDRMIEDLLKSLKKNGIEHKDINAANVMYDNVDIKLRLIDFDTADINSRGEELNDFQIDTMRSVLHANVAQFKRDVDDLIHAEEILDQHHGVLTPQKNESPQVQRIVELFDQVIVHASDASWDYVTNVLVKAGYVTGVFGDHLKRVAKAASNGGILPQALLDSSRHIKNMDMLLQVESGKLLAFWSERHRLSHMMISIGNGKFAGVKNDVLNEKFGVARQIFCAEELGEFDDAMRLRGHFTNAPPLTIYAGDAESIPGAVLAPLDPINRMTSLLGLDSHFSVDASGAHLFLKAHGTPFNVNRMNGEEIVHAVRALAYRQNIDLEQATHLTLYSSFGGFGGHLSIAQTIANLLNVKVTAAPFEASNQDISNQGSWFKEFQPEAFDDMSAMVARSKTLKTVSEQILHIRSELKGDGTPVQAASDANALGAFLYDFARLTEARRKGRSGNYKVSEIVRKYDLNDKETMALQEAVDNIPQKLHDFEKWLLHFMDQIYSVNKLQLKFETLIDLNR; this comes from the coding sequence ATGCAGATAGTTTCTTCCCCGCCGACCAGTTGTGCCGTGAACGCCTCCCTGACGCCAGCATCTGGTGCGGAAAAGAAGCTAAGTTCCGACCTGCAATCGTTTGTTCAAAAATTGGAACATGGCGAGGCCCTTAATTTGACCGAGCAGAAGCTGTACTTGTACGCGAGCACTACACTTGAGATCTGTACGGACGAGGTTCGGCTGACTAACCGGGCTGTGGCGCTGTATAGCGAACATGGCTTGGCCTTTTTGTATGATCCCAGAAACTTTCAAGAGTCATGCGATGAATGGGGGATTAAACATCTGGAGAACTACGTTGAGGTCCATGTCCTAAACCAGGTTAGTACGCCAGAGATCAATAAGAATGGCGTGATTGTCGCTGGCTCGATCACCGAGGCCGTATTGATCGCTGTCGACGGCCGAAATCCTGAGGATCTTTGTCCCACCGATATTGCGGTCAGGAACGCTAAAATCATTCAGCATATCAAGGACGATCCCTACAACGAATTCGAAACCAGGTATCAACAGTTGGCGCAACAGACCGAGAACTGGAGCGACGAAAAACCGAAATTCGACGTGAAGCCGGGCGTCATCCGTGAACGCCTCGGCGCGATATTCGAGGCGGGAGACTATGCCGCTGACCGACTATCTCAAAAAGTGTTAACGTCGAAAACCTATCAGCTTAGTCCGGCCACCATCCAAAGTGCGCTGCAAAGATTCTGCGATCTGGCCGGTATGCGCAACCTGCCCGGTTGGTCAACATTGATTGAAACGGTGTCTCCGCTGGCCCAGGGTCTGGTATCAATGGTCATGCTTGATCAGGCTGGTCGTGTAATACCGGCTGCTGAAAAGGGGGCCTACCAATTGCTAAAGCTAAAAATCGAAAAGATGATTGTGCCAGCGATGGCGGGCACGCTGTTTCAAATGCACTCGGATAACCCAGAGGAAAGTGCGCTGCTGGGGGTTCTACATCGATTGACAACAACCGGGCTGGTTAATTTGGGCCAATCTCTTTTAGATGGTTTGCTACAACTCCCGCACACCTATCTTTGGGTTACCGACGCTTTAAATATTAGCCGACCCGAATTCGTTGCGACCGTTTTGTCCGACTTGAAAAAACAGGTAGATGATCAATGTCCGCCTTATCTGCTGCATATCGTTGGGTTATTGTCGGTTGCTTATCTGATCAACAACATCGCGCAGAATCGATCGCCCGCTGTTCCAAAGTCTCTTGCCTTGGCCGCAGTTCCCGGAGTCATCGGCGTGATAGTCGATGCCTACGAGCAGGCTTCGTTAGAAAAAAAAGCCGCGACTGACTCAACGCAAGACTCGAACGATCCCTATAGCTGGAGCGGGGAGTCGAGGCGCGCCTTTTTCAAAACAAAAGAAGGGCAGGAGCTTTACACGAAAGACATGCAACAAAGTATTGATCCGAGAACCTCGGATGAACAGTTAAGGGACAGGAAAGACAACTATAAAATGCCCGAAGCAAAGTTGGCAGAATTAGCAGAGTTGCGTGCGGTAACCAGGGCGAACGATAAAGTGTCAGATAACCCAACGATCTCTTCTTATTCATACCCCCGATTCAGTACGCAATCTGACCGACATTCCAGCAACGAATTGATGCCAGTCGGACAGCAGTGGTTTGATGGTAACGATGCAGTAGTGTCACCTGAGGAGCGCGGTAGTTTTGGGTTTCCGGCGGTCTCTGCGCATTCCGTAATGCGCCCGGTCAGCGCTGCGGAGGCAGTAGGGTCGCTCACCGGTCAGATTTTAAACGTCAACCAGCCGCAAGCTGATATGAACGCTCCGCATCAATCCGCCGATCCAGCGCATGCACACGTACGTCGGGCGGCGGAGCTTGATCAGGACGCTGCAAAGCAGGCGGTCGCTCATCACACATTCCCTTTGAAAAACGAGGTGTATCAACTATTCGATCGCTCTACGAGGGATGCGCTTCTTTTTCTTGAGGCGGCTTTCATCGTTAATCATCCTAACCCCGAAACAAATATAGTCGCTGTTTCTATGGAAAATGCATGGTCGATACGTGAGCGCTATATGGCAGATTATCGTGCGGTTTATGAAAATCGAGACAGCCCGGAGTTAAGCGAAGTGATTGACCGCGCAAGCAAAAAAGTGGGGTTGTCGCAAGCCAACGCCGATCAACGGTGGAGCGCGACGGCTTTTGTCACTTCAGTGGCCGAGGACATACTCTCAGGAGCGGTCGAACTGAACGGAACGGATTTCACGGGGCCGCTGTTGGAGGTGCTTCCGCTCTCGTTTAGCATTGTCGCTCCGATGCAATCAGCGGTCGAAGCGGGCCTGAAAGACCGTCTGGTCAATGTGTTGGAAACTCGGATGGACCAGTATGATTTCGCCGGCTTCGCAGAAGAAGTATTTTTAGCAGCAGATAAAAAAATACAGATTTTGAATTCCCGTCAAATGGAACGGTACGCCTATTGGTATCATGCCATGCACAACGGATTGACAGCGGACGAACCTTTTCCGACCAAAGTGTCGAAGTATGACCTTTGGTACACCAGCAAAGGCCAGAGCGATGTTTTGTCGGCACTGGAAGCGGGCACCTCTAAAAGGATTGATAAGATCATCAGCAGCAGCCTGGAAGCCGTAAAGCCGGGCACACAGCTGGTTAAAAAGGTTGATGTTGATGCGGCAGCGCTCCAGTACAATAATTCGGTCCAGTCCGTCACTGATTATTTTACGCACTGCGATTTCAAGACCCTGATGGATGCGTTCATTTGGGCAGAGCTTAAAAACATCACTGGCCTGGAGGATAAGACACCTGACGATACCATCATCGCACGTCACAGTACGATTGGTAATATGCACTCAAATCCTCAACTGTTCACCTTTAGAGAGGTCGGCATGGGAGCGGTTCTGAAGAAGGACGCCGAGCTTGGTTACGGCAGTCTGAAATTTGACTCGCCCGGACTGTTAGGGGGAGACAATCTTCTGTCTTATCCTGAACTGGTCGATCTGCCTGAAAAGCTTGAAAAGTATCTGGGGGAGCAGTCCAGGCGTATAGCGACGGATCAGGCATTGAAAAATATTCTGTCGGAGTATCAAGATTTGTCAATTAGAACAACGCTTGAGGCGATCAGGCAATCGACATCAATACCAAATGCTCTAAAAAATCAGTTTCATGTATATGAGCCCGCCATCAACAGTTTTAACCTCAGACTAGCTCCACCGCTGCTATTAGAGTTGGGAGAGCATGCTCTATCAAATGTCGTGGCGTTTAAGGGAACGGATGGCACTTATCTGGCTGTTTCAATACAAAAAGGCAACGCCAAATCACTTCCGGCTGATTGGTACACGGCTGAATGGCCAGAAGAGACCAAGCAATGGCTGAAAAATCACCTGTCAGCCGAGAAGCAGAATGAGTTCGGGATTGGTGAGGCTTTTTCTCGCCTTCCAGTGCTGCGTGTCGATGGAGCAAGTATTTTTGTGAAACAGGTCTCGCCTCCGATCCGCTTTCAACAAGATGTCCATTACAAGGACCTTCTGTGTGAACGCTTTGCATCAAGAATGAAATCTGATGCAGATACCTTCATAAAAACCAGTCCTGAGCTTGGCTTCAAAAGTTTGGGTGATTTTATGACCTACTTCACGGCGGTGATGGCATTCGTGACACCGATTACCGGTATGGGACGTCTTATCCCCCTCATATTAGGGGCAGCGTCGAACACGGCTGTGGAGATCGCTAATTTCTATAACGCCGATACCCGGGATGAAAAGAACGCAGCATTCTGGGGTGCAATGGCAAGCTTGCTGGTCGGCGTGGCGGGCGAACGGGTAGGCGTGATTCAGCTTCTGAAAGTGCCGATGAGGGCAGGCGTGATCCACGCCTTAAAAGAACGCCTGACGAAACAGATTGCAATGGAGTCGGTCCGCGTTGGCGTCAAAGCGAGCAAGATGCTCATTCTTGCCACCGTCAGCGCGAACCTTAAAAGTACGGCTTATAGATCATTGGCCAACAGCATCTCCGGCCATACTTACAAACTTGATGACGGCCATGTTATCAAGGATTACAAGAAAGATGGAAACACCGCAGATATTAAAGAGCGTCTGGAAAATGCCGCAGAACCGGCCTTCAAACTGTTGGCCCAGGCCGACCTGATGGCGAATGCCAATAGAAATGCAGTGGGCCTTAATCGTCTTTATGGGCCGCATTTTGCGACCGTCATTGTGCGCCACCAGGAAGATGGTCTCCCGCAATCGGTGTCGGTGAAAATGAAGGTAGTGCCTGGTAATTCGTTGTCGTGGTTGGTAAAAAATAGTGAACCGAGAAACCTTGAAAAAATGTTGTATGGTTTTAATCAGCTGGCAATCGATCGTATGATTGAAGACCTTCTCAAAAGTCTGAAAAAAAATGGCATAGAGCATAAGGATATCAATGCGGCTAACGTGATGTATGACAACGTGGATATTAAATTAAGATTGATCGATTTTGATACTGCGGATATCAATAGCCGGGGTGAGGAGCTGAACGATTTTCAGATTGACACTATGCGCTCGGTATTGCACGCGAATGTTGCTCAGTTCAAGCGAGATGTGGACGATTTAATTCATGCGGAAGAGATTTTAGATCAACACCACGGAGTTCTTACGCCGCAAAAAAATGAAAGTCCGCAGGTTCAGAGAATTGTTGAATTGTTTGACCAAGTAATTGTTCACGCTTCGGATGCATCCTGGGACTACGTTACTAACGTGTTGGTCAAGGCTGGTTATGTTACTGGCGTTTTCGGTGACCATCTTAAAAGGGTCGCCAAGGCCGCATCCAATGGCGGGATTCTGCCCCAGGCCCTGTTGGATTCGTCCAGGCATATAAAAAATATGGATATGCTACTCCAGGTCGAATCGGGCAAGTTACTGGCTTTCTGGAGCGAACGACATCGACTTAGCCATATGATGATAAGCATCGGCAATGGCAAATTTGCCGGAGTGAAGAATGATGTATTAAATGAAAAATTTGGCGTAGCCAGGCAAATCTTCTGCGCTGAAGAGCTGGGCGAATTTGACGACGCCATGAGATTGCGCGGTCACTTCACCAATGCGCCACCACTTACCATTTACGCCGGGGATGCGGAAAGTATCCCGGGGGCGGTCCTGGCACCGTTAGATCCGATTAACAGAATGACGTCTCTGCTGGGCCTTGATTCACATTTTTCGGTTGACGCAAGCGGAGCGCATTTGTTCCTTAAAGCGCATGGCACTCCATTTAACGTCAACCGCATGAACGGTGAGGAGATCGTCCACGCGGTTCGGGCTCTGGCGTATAGACAAAATATCGATCTGGAACAGGCCACGCACCTGACCCTTTACAGCAGTTTTGGCGGCTTTGGCGGTCACCTTTCTATTGCGCAAACGATCGCCAATCTGCTCAACGTAAAAGTAACTGCCGCTCCGTTTGAAGCGAGCAATCAGGACATCAGTAATCAGGGAAGCTGGTTTAAGGAATTTCAGCCAGAGGCGTTTGACGATATGAGCGCAATGGTTGCGCGCAGCAAGACGCTAAAGACAGTGTCGGAACAAATACTGCACATTCGCAGCGAGCTCAAAGGTGATGGAACCCCGGTGCAGGCAGCTTCGGATGCCAATGCACTTGGGGCATTCTTGTATGATTTTGCGCGGCTGACAGAAGCGCGCAGAAAAGGAAGATCGGGAAATTATAAGGTATCGGAAATCGTACGTAAATATGATTTGAACGACAAAGAAACAATGGCTTTGCAGGAGGCCGTGGATAATATCCCGCAAAAATTACATGATTTTGAAAAATGGTTGTTGCACTTCATGGATCAAATTTATTCGGTTAATAAACTGCAATTAAAATTCGAGACCTTAATAGATTTGAATCGTTGA